A genomic stretch from Caulobacter sp. FWC2 includes:
- a CDS encoding UDP-glucuronic acid decarboxylase family protein, producing MHTQRILVTGGAGFVGSHLCDRLLETGAEVLCVDNYYTGSRQNVAQNLTNPRFELLRHDVTMPLYVEVDQIYNLACPASPVHYQFDPVQTTKTSVHGAINMLGLAKRVKARILQASTSEVYGDPSIHPQVESYWGNVNPIGIRSCYDEGKRCAETLFFDYWRQHKLRIKVARIFNTYGPRMHPNDGRVVSNFIVQALKGEDITLYGDGAQTRSFCYVDDLVDGLIRLMNTGDDVTGPINLGNPVEFTMRQLAELVVELTGSKSGLVHRPLPSDDPRQRQPDITLANQVLDWTPTAPLKVGLMRTIEYFDGLLKAA from the coding sequence ATGCATACGCAGAGAATCCTGGTGACCGGCGGCGCCGGCTTCGTCGGCTCGCATCTGTGCGACCGGCTGCTCGAGACCGGGGCCGAAGTCCTGTGCGTCGACAACTACTATACGGGCTCGCGCCAGAACGTGGCCCAGAACCTGACCAATCCGCGCTTCGAGCTGCTGCGCCATGACGTGACCATGCCGCTCTATGTCGAGGTCGACCAGATCTACAACCTGGCTTGCCCGGCCAGCCCCGTGCACTACCAGTTCGACCCCGTGCAGACGACCAAGACCAGCGTCCACGGGGCGATCAACATGCTGGGCCTGGCCAAGCGGGTGAAGGCCAGGATCCTGCAGGCCTCGACGTCGGAAGTGTACGGCGACCCCAGCATCCACCCGCAGGTCGAGAGCTACTGGGGCAACGTCAATCCGATCGGCATTCGCTCGTGCTACGACGAGGGCAAGCGCTGCGCCGAGACCCTGTTCTTCGACTACTGGCGCCAGCACAAGCTGCGCATCAAGGTGGCGCGGATCTTCAACACCTATGGGCCGCGAATGCACCCGAACGACGGGCGCGTGGTGTCGAATTTCATCGTCCAGGCGCTGAAGGGCGAGGACATCACCCTCTATGGCGACGGCGCCCAGACGCGTTCGTTCTGCTATGTCGACGACCTGGTCGACGGCCTGATCCGGCTGATGAACACGGGCGACGACGTGACCGGCCCGATCAATCTGGGCAATCCCGTCGAGTTCACGATGAGGCAGCTGGCCGAACTGGTCGTGGAACTGACCGGCAGCAAGTCGGGCCTGGTTCACCGCCCCCTGCCCTCAGACGACCCGCGCCAGCGCCAGCCCGACATCACCCTGGCCAATCAGGTGCTGGACTGGACTCCGACCGCCCCGCTGAAGGTCGGCCTGATGCGGACGATCGAGTATTTCGACGGGCTGCTGAAGGCGGCTTAG
- a CDS encoding acyl-CoA dehydrogenase, whose protein sequence is MISSSFRRDTITRPIYQWAKGVLPALSETERDALEAGDTWWDANLFTGDPDWNELLSYPKPTLSPEEQAFFDGPVNALCAMLDDWRMTWETRDLPPEVWDFLKREKFFGMIIPREFGGLGFSAFGHAEIVRRIATRSTSAAVTAMVPNSLGPGELLVKFGTKEQQDYWLPRLADGREVPAFGLTSPEAGSDAGAMVDEGVVVRGTWKGESVLGVRLNWHKRYITLGPVCTVLGLAFKLRDPDRLLGGEEDIGITCALVPTDTPGVSIGRRHLPAFQTFQNGPNWGEDVFIPLDLIIGGAERAGQGWKMLMTALAAGRGISLPAMAGAAAAYSALTTGAYARVRSQFGIAIGKFEGVQERLARIAGNAYLVDGARRLTCAGLDLGKHPSVISAMMKSGATERMRVVVNDAMDVHGGKAIMEGPRNYMGSQYRALPVGITVEGANILTRSLMVFGQGAIRAHPYMLQEILALGDQDEAKGLAQFDETFWKHVVHALRNGLRATARAWTDGALSPAPDAGRAARFYRKLGRYSAAFALTSDIALLTLGGELKRKEMLSARLGDILSEMYFLSGALKRWEDDGRPDADFPLLQWCAETAFATIEQRLDEVFANLPNRFAGWLLRAAVLPFGARRRGPSDHVTRACADLILHPSATRDRLVEGVYVGGKDEAVGQLIDAFERVVATQPIHDRLKDQGVRHWKDGLAKNLLTPDEIAALNAADQAIAAVIAVDDFAPEQLSPRPAEAVQPAKRPKPIAEPSVVPEPRSFGEGSTA, encoded by the coding sequence ATGATCAGCTCTTCGTTCCGCCGGGACACCATCACCCGCCCGATCTACCAGTGGGCCAAGGGCGTGCTGCCCGCCCTTTCGGAGACCGAGCGCGACGCGCTCGAGGCCGGCGACACCTGGTGGGATGCGAACCTGTTCACCGGCGATCCGGACTGGAACGAACTGCTCTCCTATCCCAAGCCGACGCTGAGCCCCGAGGAACAGGCGTTCTTCGATGGGCCGGTAAACGCCCTGTGCGCCATGCTCGACGACTGGCGCATGACCTGGGAGACGCGCGACCTGCCGCCCGAGGTCTGGGACTTTCTGAAGCGCGAGAAGTTCTTCGGCATGATCATCCCGCGGGAATTCGGGGGCCTGGGTTTCTCGGCCTTTGGTCACGCCGAGATCGTCCGCAGGATCGCCACCCGCTCGACCTCAGCGGCGGTGACGGCGATGGTGCCCAACTCCCTCGGTCCGGGCGAGTTGCTGGTGAAGTTCGGGACGAAGGAACAGCAGGACTACTGGCTGCCGCGCCTCGCCGACGGCCGCGAGGTGCCCGCCTTCGGCCTAACCAGTCCCGAGGCGGGCTCGGACGCCGGCGCCATGGTCGACGAGGGCGTGGTCGTTCGCGGAACGTGGAAAGGCGAGAGCGTCCTGGGCGTCCGTCTGAACTGGCACAAGCGCTACATCACGCTGGGTCCCGTCTGCACGGTCCTGGGCCTGGCCTTCAAGCTGCGCGACCCCGACCGCCTGCTGGGCGGTGAAGAGGACATCGGCATCACCTGCGCCCTGGTCCCGACCGACACTCCCGGGGTCAGCATCGGCCGCCGCCACCTACCGGCCTTCCAGACCTTCCAGAACGGCCCGAACTGGGGCGAGGACGTCTTCATCCCGCTGGACCTGATCATCGGCGGCGCCGAACGCGCCGGCCAGGGTTGGAAGATGCTGATGACCGCCCTGGCGGCAGGGCGCGGCATCTCCCTGCCCGCCATGGCCGGCGCGGCGGCGGCCTATAGCGCGCTGACCACCGGCGCCTACGCCCGGGTGCGCAGCCAGTTCGGCATCGCCATCGGCAAGTTCGAGGGCGTCCAGGAGCGCCTGGCCCGCATCGCCGGCAACGCCTACCTGGTCGACGGCGCACGGCGGCTGACCTGCGCCGGCCTCGATCTCGGCAAGCACCCGTCGGTCATCTCGGCGATGATGAAGTCCGGCGCGACCGAGCGGATGCGCGTGGTCGTCAACGACGCCATGGACGTCCACGGCGGCAAGGCGATCATGGAAGGCCCCCGCAACTACATGGGCAGCCAGTACCGCGCCCTGCCGGTCGGCATCACGGTCGAGGGCGCGAATATCCTGACCCGCAGCCTGATGGTGTTCGGCCAAGGCGCGATCCGCGCCCACCCCTACATGTTGCAAGAGATCCTGGCCCTGGGCGATCAGGACGAGGCCAAGGGCCTCGCGCAGTTCGACGAGACCTTCTGGAAGCATGTCGTCCACGCCCTGCGCAACGGCCTGCGCGCCACCGCCCGCGCCTGGACCGACGGCGCCCTGTCGCCCGCGCCGGACGCCGGTCGCGCCGCCCGCTTCTATCGCAAGCTGGGCCGCTACAGCGCCGCCTTCGCCCTGACCTCGGACATCGCCCTGCTAACGCTGGGCGGCGAGCTGAAGCGTAAGGAGATGTTGTCGGCGCGCCTGGGCGACATTCTTTCCGAGATGTACTTCCTGTCGGGCGCCCTGAAGCGTTGGGAGGACGACGGCCGGCCGGACGCCGACTTCCCGCTGCTGCAATGGTGCGCCGAAACCGCCTTCGCCACGATCGAGCAGCGGCTGGACGAAGTGTTCGCCAACCTGCCCAACCGCTTCGCGGGATGGTTGTTGCGCGCGGCGGTGCTGCCGTTCGGCGCACGCCGCAGGGGCCCGTCGGATCACGTCACCCGCGCCTGCGCCGACCTGATCCTGCACCCGTCCGCCACCCGTGACCGCCTGGTCGAGGGCGTCTATGTCGGCGGCAAGGACGAGGCGGTCGGCCAGTTGATCGACGCCTTCGAGCGCGTGGTCGCCACCCAGCCGATCCACGATCGGTTGAAGGACCAAGGCGTGCGCCACTGGAAGGACGGCCTGGCCAAGAACCTGCTGACCCCGGACGAGATCGCCGCCCTCAACGCCGCCGACCAGGCCATAGCGGCCGTGATCGCGGTCGATGACTTCGCGCCCGAGCAGCTCTCGCCCCGCCCAGCGGAAGCGGTCCAGCCCGCCAAGCGGCCCAAGCCGATCGCCGAGCCCTCGGTCGTCCCCGAGCCCCGCTCTTTCGGCGAGGGCTCGACGGCCTAG
- a CDS encoding ABC transporter ATP-binding protein: MDGVRRRHGGFTTREPPMSPTTSEPIAMLRQVVKRRGATLALNGLDLDIRPGQCVALLGPNGAGKSTSVALLTGRLRPDAGTASLFGGDPRDVAARGRMGVMLQEAGLPRTLTVREQVDLFRGYYRKPRPLEETLRLAGLEGLERRRCGALSGGQQRRVQFALAIAGRPDFLVLDEPTTGMDIDARRGLWTAVRAEIARGAAVLLTTHHLDEAEALADRIVVIDHGQVIADGSPEAIKSQVSGVAIRCRTRLSDAELSALARVTGVSRDGGRVTLLTTSAPATLRELLARDETVDDLTVAGASLEDAVTRLVQAGAPASTRQAPLGQTEVA; the protein is encoded by the coding sequence ATGGATGGCGTCCGGCGGCGGCATGGTGGCTTCACAACGAGGGAGCCACCCATGTCACCCACAACTTCCGAACCGATCGCCATGCTGCGCCAGGTGGTCAAGCGCCGGGGCGCGACCCTGGCCCTGAACGGCCTGGATCTCGACATCCGTCCTGGACAGTGCGTCGCGCTGCTGGGTCCGAACGGGGCCGGCAAGAGCACCAGCGTCGCCCTGCTGACCGGCCGCCTGCGTCCCGACGCCGGGACCGCCAGCCTGTTCGGCGGCGATCCGCGCGACGTCGCCGCCCGGGGCCGCATGGGGGTCATGCTGCAGGAGGCCGGCCTGCCGCGCACCCTGACCGTCCGCGAGCAGGTCGACCTGTTCCGGGGTTACTATCGCAAGCCCCGTCCGCTGGAGGAGACCCTGCGCCTGGCCGGCCTCGAAGGTCTGGAGCGTCGCCGCTGCGGCGCGCTGTCCGGCGGCCAGCAGCGCCGCGTGCAGTTCGCCCTGGCCATCGCCGGCCGCCCGGACTTCCTGGTGTTGGACGAGCCGACCACCGGCATGGACATCGACGCCCGTCGCGGCCTGTGGACCGCCGTCCGCGCCGAGATCGCCCGGGGCGCGGCCGTACTGCTCACCACCCACCACCTGGACGAGGCCGAGGCCCTGGCCGACCGCATCGTGGTCATCGACCACGGCCAGGTCATCGCCGACGGCTCGCCCGAAGCGATCAAGAGCCAGGTCTCCGGCGTCGCCATCCGCTGCCGCACGCGCCTGTCGGACGCCGAGTTGTCGGCTCTGGCCCGGGTCACAGGCGTCAGCCGTGACGGCGGCAGGGTCACGCTGCTGACCACCTCGGCGCCCGCCACGCTGCGCGAGCTGCTGGCGCGTGACGAAACCGTCGATGACCTGACCGTCGCTGGCGCCTCGCTGGAGGACGCCGTCACCCGTCTCGTGCAGGCCGGCGCGCCGGCTTCAACCCGTCAAGCCCCCCTTGGCCAAACTGAGGTCGCCTGA
- a CDS encoding ABC transporter permease: MHTLFVYIREARAQIVSTWRTPQFIIPSVALPLLFYGVMGLGLSKGREEIAHMMLANYVIFAAIAPAMFGFGAAVAAEREAKLIELKQIAPLPAGGYLAGRLIAALVLVGVSIGLLGALARFGGVTMVPWRWAATLGLGLASAIPFALIGLNIGMRFGSQGATAVANLLFLSFSLFGGLWVPLSIMPKWAGDIAEVTPSYHLGQLSQMLSGMQPMADVPHHLSILAAISIAAMIGAWAAWRRQSA; encoded by the coding sequence ATGCACACCCTGTTCGTCTACATCCGTGAAGCCCGCGCCCAGATCGTCTCCACCTGGCGCACCCCGCAGTTCATCATTCCCAGCGTGGCCCTGCCGCTGCTGTTCTATGGGGTGATGGGCCTTGGTCTCAGCAAGGGGCGCGAGGAGATCGCCCACATGATGCTGGCCAACTATGTGATCTTCGCCGCCATCGCCCCGGCCATGTTCGGTTTCGGCGCCGCCGTCGCCGCCGAGCGCGAGGCCAAGCTGATCGAGCTGAAGCAGATCGCGCCTTTGCCCGCCGGGGGCTATCTGGCCGGCCGCCTGATCGCCGCCCTGGTCCTGGTCGGAGTCTCGATCGGCCTCCTCGGCGCCCTGGCTCGGTTCGGGGGCGTGACGATGGTCCCCTGGCGCTGGGCGGCGACCCTGGGCCTGGGCCTGGCCTCGGCTATCCCATTCGCCCTGATCGGTCTGAACATCGGCATGCGGTTCGGCTCGCAAGGCGCCACCGCCGTGGCCAACCTGCTGTTCCTCAGCTTCAGCCTGTTCGGGGGGCTGTGGGTGCCGCTCAGCATCATGCCGAAGTGGGCCGGCGACATCGCCGAGGTCACGCCGTCCTATCACCTGGGACAGCTGTCGCAGATGCTGTCGGGCATGCAGCCGATGGCGGACGTTCCGCACCACCTCTCGATCCTGGCCGCGATCAGCATCGCCGCCATGATCGGAGCCTGGGCCGCCTGGCGGCGGCAATCGGCTTGA
- a CDS encoding sensor histidine kinase: MTSLPRDIAAMDQAARSKDATPAATAGVGMRRNGSLIFLSYLPFYFISWLNRPPETLELVASIAGLLVFIGLFWAIWKRRGRPVLWQVLSIYGLGMVLSPFHAGWSVYTIYAMSFASRLPSRRMSIRVMIALEIVLLAVGLVFYRHVWPIWASGLLFGGITGFATLMQMDVERKNQELAVAHEEVRALATTAERERISRDLHDLLGHTLTLVAVKAELAARLVSRDAEAAEREMQAVAAAAREALSEVRTAVVGMRGASLAFEIDKARQALAAADIQAEISALTTDGFPAQETVLAMALREGVTNVIRHAGAKRCDITLAPSAKALTLTIADDGPGAGRLVEGSGLKGMRARLAAIGGALDIKSGKTGTRLVATAPLSNANGETVS; encoded by the coding sequence GTGACGAGCCTGCCGCGCGACATCGCCGCCATGGATCAGGCAGCACGAAGCAAGGATGCGACCCCGGCGGCGACCGCTGGGGTCGGGATGCGGCGAAACGGAAGCCTGATCTTCCTCTCCTACCTGCCGTTCTACTTCATCTCCTGGCTCAATCGCCCGCCAGAGACGCTGGAGCTGGTCGCCTCGATCGCGGGCCTGCTGGTCTTTATCGGCCTGTTCTGGGCGATCTGGAAAAGGCGGGGCCGTCCGGTCCTGTGGCAGGTGCTGTCGATCTACGGGCTGGGCATGGTTCTCTCGCCGTTCCACGCCGGCTGGAGCGTCTACACGATCTACGCCATGTCGTTCGCCTCGCGCCTGCCGTCGCGGCGGATGTCGATCCGGGTGATGATCGCCCTGGAGATCGTGCTTCTGGCGGTGGGGCTGGTCTTCTATCGCCACGTCTGGCCGATCTGGGCCTCGGGCTTGTTGTTCGGCGGCATCACCGGCTTCGCCACCCTCATGCAGATGGACGTCGAGCGGAAGAACCAGGAACTGGCCGTCGCGCATGAGGAGGTCCGGGCCCTGGCGACGACGGCCGAACGCGAACGGATCTCCCGCGACCTGCACGACCTGTTGGGCCACACCCTAACCCTGGTGGCCGTGAAGGCCGAGCTGGCCGCGCGCCTGGTCAGCCGGGACGCCGAGGCCGCCGAGCGCGAGATGCAGGCCGTCGCCGCCGCCGCCCGAGAGGCGCTCTCCGAGGTGCGCACGGCGGTGGTCGGCATGAGAGGCGCCTCCCTGGCGTTCGAGATCGACAAGGCCCGCCAGGCGCTGGCCGCCGCCGACATCCAGGCCGAGATCTCGGCCCTGACCACTGACGGCTTTCCGGCGCAGGAGACCGTGCTGGCCATGGCTCTGCGCGAAGGGGTCACCAACGTCATCCGCCACGCCGGCGCCAAGCGTTGCGACATCACGCTGGCGCCCAGCGCCAAGGCGCTGACGCTCACCATCGCCGACGATGGTCCGGGTGCTGGTCGACTGGTCGAGGGTTCGGGTCTGAAGGGCATGCGCGCGCGCCTGGCGGCGATCGGCGGGGCGCTGGACATCAAGTCCGGCAAGACCGGGACCCGACTCGTCGCCACCGCGCCCCTGAGCAACGCCAATGGGGAGACCGTCTCGTGA
- a CDS encoding response regulator transcription factor, which produces MIRVVIAEDQKMVLGALSALLEMEGDIQVVGRAPDGAVALELVRAEKPDVLISDIEMPSLTGIDVAARLKAEGSATRVLIVTTFGRPGYLRRAMDAGVKGYLLKDGPSSVLAAAVRTVAAGGRAIAPELSEAVWDAQPDPLTDREREILRLAEEGRSNKDIADVLDLSPGTVRNYLSEAAQKLGAANRVEAGRIARSNGWL; this is translated from the coding sequence GTGATCCGCGTCGTCATCGCCGAAGACCAGAAGATGGTGCTGGGCGCCCTCAGCGCCTTGCTCGAGATGGAGGGCGACATCCAGGTCGTCGGTCGCGCGCCCGACGGCGCCGTCGCCCTGGAACTTGTCAGGGCCGAGAAGCCGGACGTGTTGATCTCCGACATCGAGATGCCCAGCCTGACCGGCATCGACGTCGCCGCGCGGCTGAAGGCGGAGGGATCGGCGACCCGGGTGCTGATCGTCACCACCTTCGGTCGGCCCGGCTATCTACGTCGAGCCATGGACGCAGGGGTGAAGGGCTATCTCCTCAAGGACGGTCCCAGCAGCGTGTTGGCCGCGGCCGTCCGCACCGTCGCCGCTGGCGGCCGAGCCATCGCGCCCGAGCTGTCCGAGGCGGTGTGGGACGCCCAGCCCGATCCGCTGACCGACCGGGAGCGCGAGATCCTGCGCCTGGCCGAGGAAGGACGCTCGAACAAGGACATCGCCGACGTATTGGACCTCTCGCCCGGCACGGTCCGCAACTACCTGTCGGAAGCGGCCCAGAAGCTGGGCGCGGCCAACCGGGTCGAGGCTGGCCGGATCGCACGCTCCAACGGCTGGCTTTAG